The genomic interval CGCGCTGGCGCAACAGGTCGTCCTGGGTGACGGCCTCCCAGCCCTGTTCGCCGCGCACCAGGAAGCTGTAGCGTTCGGGAGTGGCTTCGAAGGCGACCTGCCGGTTGCGCACGATCGCTTCGTCGCGCGCCAGCTGCAGCAGCAGGGTCAGGCGCTTGGCTTCATCGACGAGGTCCTGGCGCGGGCTCGGGATCGCGTTCACAGAGACGAGCCCGAGCGTGATGCCGATGATGACCATCACCACCATGATTTCGACCAGGGTGAAGCCGGCGGCGCGGCGAGGTGCGGCCAGCGGCGCGACGGCGGTCATGGTCGAGGCTTAATCCTGCCAGGAGCCGATGTCGGCGTCTTCGCCCTGGCCGCCGGCCTGGCCGTCGGCACCGTAGGAGAAGATGTCGAGCTCCTTGCCGTGGATGCCGGGCTGCAGGTACTGGTAGGGGTGGCCCCACGGGTCCTTCGGCAGCTTGTCGATATAGCCGCCTTCCTTCCAGCCGTTGGCCGCCGGGCCCGAACTCGGGCGCTCGACCAGGGCCTGCAAGCCCTGCTCGGTGGTCGGATAGCGCTGGTTGTCCAGTTTGTACATCTTGAGCGCCGACATCAGGTTGCCGATGTCGGTCTTGGCCGCGACCCCGCGCGACTCGCCGACACGGCCCAGCAGCTTGGGTACGACCAGCGCGCCCAGGATGCCGATGATGACCACGACAACCATGATTTCAACAAGGGTGAAGCCGCGCGCGGAACGGCGGCGAAGTGCGCGTTGCGAAACGATGTGCATAGTCAATCTTGGGTAGGTGGATCAGGTGGATCGGAACAAGCGGAGCGCCTAACAAAACCTCCATAGCTGCGTTACATCGTCTCGCCGTACAGGTGTACTGTCTTCGACGATGCGCCTTGCTCTGAAGCTTGTGTTAAGCGCTCATAGTATAAGGCCGTTTGGCGGCAGCGGCCACCGGCGGCGGTGCGCCATTGTAAGGCAGAGCAGCGCTACATCGCAGCTCAAATGTGTGCACCCCTATTCGAGCAGACAGGGCAGTCCGGATTGCGCGCTGCAGCAATCCCGGTCCACTCCATCGCCCGACCGTCGAGCAGCAGCAGGCGCCCGCGCAGCGGCGTACCTACCCCCATGATCAGCTTCAGCGCCTCGGCCGCCTGCATCGCGCCGACCACGCCGACCAGGGGCGCGAACACCCCATCGTGCTGCAGGCGGCGTCCTCGAAACCGCTGTCCTCGGGGAACAGGCAGGCATAGCAGGGGCAGTCGGCCGTGCGCATGTCGAACACGGATAACTGCCCGTCGAAGCGGATCGCGGCGCCCGCCACCAGCGGCACGCGAGCCTCGACGCAGGCCCGGTTCAACGCGTGACGGGTAGCGAAGTTGTCGCTGCAGTCGAGCACGACCGAGGCGCCCCGTGCCAGTTCCAACAGGCGCGCGGGGCCGGCCCGTTCGCGCAGTGCAATAACTTCGACCTCGGGATTGAGCGCCTGCAGTGCCGCCTTGCCGGATTCGACCTTGGGCTGGCCGATGCGCGCATCCGTGTGCATGATCTGGCGCTGCAGGTTGGTGAGGTCGACCGCGTCGTCGTCGACCAGGGTGATGCGGCCGACGCCGCTTGCCGCCAGGTACAGCGCGGCCGGCGAACCGAGGAACCGCCGGCACCGATGACCGGGGCGTGGGCCGCCAGCAGGCGCGCCTGCCCCTCGATGCCGATGTCGTCGAGCAGGATGTGGCGCGAGTAGCGCAGGAGCTGGGTGTCGTTCATGGGTGGATAACAGTGCCGTGGCCGTAGGGTGGGCACTCCGTGCCCACGCGTAAGCGCGTTCGGTGTTGGCGTGGTTTTACTCGGAAACGTGAGCAGGTAAAGGTATCGCTGCAAGGACGCGGTATCGCTGCAAGAACGCGGTATCGCTGCAAGGACGCGGTATCGCTGCAAGAACGCGCCCTGCGGGTCCGGTGCCAGGCGCCCCACAATGCCGCCATCCGCGTGGGCACGGGGTGCCCACCCTACGTGATCATCCTACTTTTTCGCGCCCTTCAGCTCGGGCGGTTTCGTCTCGGAACCCGGCACCGCTTTCGCTTCCGGCGAGGTCACTTCGACTGCCTCGGGTTTCGCCAGTTTGACGGGCAAGCCCTTGAAATGGTTCAGGGCCTGGGCCAACTGGAAGTCGTCCTTGCCGCCCAACTCCAGCGGCTTGCGGTTCTTCAGCAGGGCCAGCGCGCGCTGTTGCTGCTCGGCGCTGTCGCGTGCATCCTTGGCCGCGCCCGCCTTTTCGTTCTCGCCCGTCAGGTGGCGCTGCAAATCGACTTCGCGCACGCGCAGCGCGTTCAGGCCGTCGCCTTCCGCCGTTTCGTCCACGGCCAGGTCCGGATTGATCCCGTTGGCCTGGATCGCGCGGCCCTTCGGCGTGTAGTAGCGCGCCGTGGTCAGCTTGATGGCGGTGTCGGGGGACAACTGGCGCAGCGTCTGCACCGAGCCCTTGCCGAAGCTCTGGCTGCCCATCACGATGGCGCGCTTGTAGTCC from Massilia sp. Se16.2.3 carries:
- a CDS encoding GspH/FimT family pseudopilin — translated: MTAVAPLAAPRRAAGFTLVEIMVVMVIIGITLGLVSVNAIPSPRQDLVDEAKRLTLLLQLARDEAIVRNRQVAFEATPERYSFLVRGEQGWEAVTQDDLLRQRAFRHAPIRLLLDPPTAGTGTGDIVRVTFGREPVDKPFVLTLASGDNRVAIRADGVGHFTVE
- the gspG gene encoding type II secretion system major pseudopilin GspG — protein: MHIVSQRALRRRSARGFTLVEIMVVVVIIGILGALVVPKLLGRVGESRGVAAKTDIGNLMSALKMYKLDNQRYPTTEQGLQALVERPSSGPAANGWKEGGYIDKLPKDPWGHPYQYLQPGIHGKELDIFSYGADGQAGGQGEDADIGSWQD